One stretch of Clostridia bacterium DNA includes these proteins:
- a CDS encoding ABC transporter permease, with the protein MKTFGKIYTVLVFVLLYTPILLLMLFSFNSTKNTVHFTGFTLKWYEELFNNGALLQLLLNTLIIAVIASVVATVLGTMAAVGIHKMKKRMQSVILTVTNVPMTNPDIVTGVSLALLFVFIGGMMKNNNVLGFWTLLTAHITFGLPYVILSVLPKIRQMDRNLMDAALDLGCTPLKAFFKVMLPEIMPGVFTGLTMVFTLSLDDFVISYFVYGSGFSTLPIEIYNYTKKPIPPTIYALFTMLFLVILALMIVMNIFQARDERKKANKLAALQG; encoded by the coding sequence ATGAAAACTTTCGGCAAGATCTATACCGTCCTCGTGTTCGTACTGCTCTACACGCCGATACTGCTGCTGATGCTCTTCTCGTTCAACTCGACGAAGAATACGGTGCATTTCACCGGCTTCACGCTGAAATGGTACGAAGAGCTCTTCAACAACGGCGCGCTGCTCCAGCTTCTGCTGAACACGCTTATAATCGCGGTCATCGCCTCGGTGGTCGCGACGGTGCTCGGCACTATGGCGGCGGTCGGCATCCACAAGATGAAGAAACGCATGCAGAGCGTCATCCTCACGGTCACTAACGTGCCGATGACGAACCCCGACATTGTGACCGGCGTTTCCCTCGCCCTGCTCTTCGTCTTCATCGGCGGAATGATGAAGAACAACAACGTGCTCGGCTTCTGGACGCTGCTGACAGCGCACATAACGTTCGGACTCCCCTACGTCATCCTCTCGGTGCTGCCGAAGATACGTCAGATGGATCGCAACCTTATGGACGCGGCGCTCGACCTCGGCTGCACGCCGCTGAAAGCGTTCTTCAAGGTGATGCTGCCGGAGATAATGCCCGGCGTCTTCACCGGACTGACGATGGTCTTCACCCTCTCGCTCGACGACTTCGTCATCAGTTACTTCGTCTACGGCTCCGGCTTCTCGACGCTCCCGATCGAGATCTACAACTACACGAAGAAGCCCATTCCGCCGACGATATACGCGCTCTTCACGATGCTCTTCCTGGTGATACTCGCGCTTATGATAGTGATGAATATCTTCCAGGCGCGCGACGAACGCAAAAAAGCAAACAAGCTCGCGGCGCTTCAGGGCTGA
- a CDS encoding ABC transporter permease: MREKLAAAPYLVWMALFIVAPLIFVFVYAFTDANGHFTFANIAALKAYLPTFLDSILLGAIAAVICLLIAYPFAYFISRTKPRTQRIIVLLVMLPMCMSFLLRTLAWVSLFEDTGIINNFLTSIGIGPFKLIRTRAAIVFGMVYNYLPYMILPLYTVLMKIDGRLLEASADLGANKATTFRKVILPLSVPGIISGITMVFVPAVSTFYISVKMGPADTAMIGDIIEKQFKNAYNPNLGAAMSLVLMVMIFVCMAIMNRFTDSDGEDIVL, encoded by the coding sequence ATGCGCGAAAAGCTTGCCGCGGCGCCTTACCTCGTATGGATGGCGCTCTTCATCGTCGCGCCGCTGATCTTCGTTTTCGTCTACGCGTTCACCGACGCGAACGGGCATTTCACCTTCGCGAACATAGCGGCGCTGAAGGCGTATCTGCCGACCTTTCTCGACTCGATACTGCTCGGAGCGATAGCGGCGGTGATCTGCCTGCTCATCGCCTACCCTTTCGCCTACTTCATATCGCGCACGAAACCGCGCACGCAGCGCATAATCGTGCTGCTCGTTATGCTGCCGATGTGCATGAGCTTCCTGCTCCGCACGCTGGCGTGGGTCTCCCTGTTTGAAGACACCGGCATAATCAACAACTTCCTGACAAGCATCGGCATAGGACCTTTCAAACTCATCAGAACGCGCGCGGCGATCGTCTTCGGAATGGTCTACAACTACCTGCCGTATATGATCCTCCCTCTTTACACCGTGCTGATGAAAATCGACGGGCGGCTGCTCGAGGCCTCCGCCGACCTCGGCGCGAACAAGGCGACGACCTTCCGAAAGGTAATACTGCCGCTAAGCGTGCCCGGCATTATCTCCGGAATAACAATGGTGTTCGTCCCCGCGGTCAGCACCTTCTATATCTCCGTGAAGATGGGCCCGGCGGACACCGCCATGATAGGCGACATAATCGAAAAGCAGTTCAAAAACGCGTACAACCCCAACCTCGGCGCCGCGATGAGTCTCGTGCTGATGGTCATGATATTCGTGTGTATGGCGATAATGAACCGCTTTACAGACAGCGACGGGGAGGATATAGTGCTATGA